A DNA window from Thermoanaerobaculia bacterium contains the following coding sequences:
- a CDS encoding SpoIIE family protein phosphatase has translation MTDGISREDAVAFVHAMAGAANARDFVRLAEFYVDDAVAMSPVLGELKGRSAIVGSWEALFTKFPDCAIEISDIFTDGDRIAFLGTVTATDSSGWFGLPATGARIRYRETMLCAMRGGRIAREDRVYETASVVERLEKARLDRELDLAADVQTALLSRAASEGTHWQAAGDSIACREIGGDFFEILELASGGLAIALGDVEGKGVPAALVGAMLHGMFVADAQSGLSPSATLRGMSRQLASRYEGSEELVTRGSGSRFATLVYGVLAPDGRFVYSNAGHHPPAVFTSSGIARLTAGGPVLGAFAHAAYDEEVVRLRPGDDLLMFSDGVTEARNGDDEEFGEVRLLASFAENRGCPPAELLNRVFRRVREFVGDVPPADDITATVTRRR, from the coding sequence ATGACGGACGGAATCTCGCGGGAAGACGCGGTCGCGTTCGTTCACGCGATGGCGGGCGCGGCCAACGCGCGCGATTTCGTGCGGCTCGCGGAGTTCTACGTCGACGACGCCGTCGCGATGAGCCCCGTTCTCGGCGAGCTCAAGGGCCGGAGCGCCATCGTCGGGAGCTGGGAGGCCCTCTTCACGAAGTTCCCGGACTGCGCGATCGAAATCTCGGACATCTTCACCGACGGCGACCGGATCGCGTTCCTCGGGACGGTTACCGCGACCGATTCGAGCGGATGGTTCGGCCTGCCGGCGACCGGCGCGCGGATCCGCTACCGGGAGACGATGCTCTGCGCGATGCGCGGCGGCAGGATCGCGCGCGAAGACCGGGTCTACGAGACGGCCTCGGTCGTCGAAAGGCTCGAGAAGGCGCGGCTCGACCGGGAGTTGGATCTCGCGGCCGACGTCCAGACCGCGCTTCTCTCGCGGGCGGCGAGCGAGGGAACGCACTGGCAGGCGGCGGGCGATTCGATCGCCTGCCGCGAGATCGGCGGAGATTTCTTCGAGATCCTCGAGCTCGCTTCGGGCGGGCTGGCGATCGCGCTGGGCGACGTCGAGGGAAAAGGCGTTCCGGCAGCCCTCGTCGGAGCGATGCTGCACGGGATGTTCGTCGCGGACGCGCAGTCGGGGCTGAGCCCGTCGGCGACGCTGCGCGGGATGAGCCGGCAGCTGGCCTCGCGTTACGAGGGGAGCGAGGAGCTCGTCACTCGCGGCAGCGGCTCCCGGTTCGCGACGCTCGTGTACGGAGTGCTCGCGCCCGACGGAAGGTTCGTGTATTCGAACGCGGGGCACCATCCCCCGGCTGTCTTCACCAGCTCCGGGATCGCGCGGCTGACCGCGGGGGGGCCGGTCCTGGGCGCCTTCGCGCACGCGGCCTACGACGAGGAGGTGGTGCGGCTGCGCCCGGGCGACGATCTGCTGATGTTTTCCGACGGCGTGACGGAGGCGCGCAACGGCGACGACGAGGAATTCGGCGAGGTGCGGCTTCTCGCCTCGTTCGCCGAGAATCGCGGGTGCCCGCCGGCCGAGCTCTTGAACCGCGTGTTTCGCCGGGTGCGCG